AAACTGTGGTAAAATACATCAAATGgttgtatttatgtttaataGTTGACACGGTAACTAGAAATAAAGAGAAgttcattttaaaagactgcAGCTGGTAgattttgtataaataaatgttcctaaaataaatgtcaaacgTAAGAGATGTATTTTGTGTGCTCCTGCAGGAACATTCAGCCGAAGGGTCCGACCAGAGGACGAGCGATTCCGAGCATCTCCAAGAGTCGAGAGGCGGAGATCAGAAAGCTCCTGCGAGCAAGTCTGCAGCAGACGAGACAGAGGGTGAGACCGGCCTCAGAGCAGAGTTATGAATTATTTACTGATCTGCACCAGTGTTCCAGATTTTGGACAAGTAACAGGAACATTCCACCACACAAACCCTAATTTAACTGTATGAGAACGAGTCTTTGAAGAATCATGTCTTCTGATGCCGGCCTTGatgttcttctctctcctcagcttCGCTCCTACAGCCGACACGACCTGCTGGTCGATGCCTTCGAGGACAATCTGAGTGAGGTTCGCTTCAGGAAGTCGAGggtggagatggagaggagggtgagttTCAACACTGACGCtgtttcttcatcatctctgttTCTAAACTGTCCACAAGAACCATATTTTGTTTCCTTCACAGATGAGTCACTATCTCACGGTCCCTGCCAACCGCCAGGAAACCCCGCCTGTGAGGAAAGTCTGTTTTGAGCCAGGTCGGTAACACATGAGGCTTTTACAGTGAAGTTATATGTTTAGTGTGTTCTCTAATTAAATCGTATCAGCTAATTCTAAGTATCTCATGTCTGGATGAAAATTGTGTCTGAAAATACTTTAACTACAGTATTACTTTAAAATGCATGTGTATGATGAAGAAACAATCAAACCAAGACTATTCAGAAGCAAATCAATTTGTATTTCTGTCagtaaattgatttaaaaaaggattAATAGTGCATGTTGCTCAATTCCTAACCACTGTTGCCATTACATAGTTTAACCACCAGAGGGCATTGGTAAGTTCAATTTTCAACTGTAAAATGTtcagtaaatgtttttattaacggaatcctaaaataaaaaatgaaacataACTGTGTACATGATGTgattgtaaaaatatttttaaattataacTCTCAAATGTGGATTTCAGAGACAATCAATAGCTCGTTGATCCAAAAGAGATTTTCATTGAATGCAAATTTTTACAGCCTTACTTATTTTCTACTTGTTGTAGTTTCAAcatattgttaaatatttaaccAGTGGCtatgtttatataaaaaggATATATATAAAAGGAGATGTGGAGTTTTTTCTTGTGTTCATGGTTTTGCAGCAGCTCGTAGACTTTGATCAAACACTAATGCATCAATGCGCTATTTCTATTTCCCAGAGCACCAGGTCTATACGTACGACACGGAGGGCGAGAGCCCCAGAGGTCGAGCAGCTCAGACTCATCCCAGCCCCCCCGACGCCATCGGCCTGGTGAACGAATCGACCCCGAGGCCCAATCAGAGCAGCGCACTGCGAGATGAAGGTGAAACCGAGCTGAGGGCGAAAGCACCCGACGACCAGGAGGAGCACCTGAAAATATCCCGGTGCCTTAGTGACCCGGGTCCAAacaaagacgaggaggaggacggctcCTTCGTCTCATGAGGAAACGCATGTTTACAGTTCTTTATATACGAGgttgtttcctcctcagttACATTCAGTCAGATCACTGGAAGAGCAGTCGGAGCAAAGCTTTATATTTGTGATCGTTTTTACGTTTATGGgatcaaattgtattttcattattcCTGAATGTCCAGAAGTTATTATTTGCTCAAACCAAAGCATGGACAACGAGTATTTCCTGTCTTGATGTGAGCCCGAGTCCACATTGAGTCTTAACATGCACACGGGcattaaataacacaaaaaaaagacaaagcacTTGATTTACCAAACTTGAAGCACCAGATCGGTGGAGTTTCCCACTCAAAGCACATTATAAGAAATATCATAGAATCAAATATGATGGATAAATCAGTGTCggacaaaaagtaaaatgcCTTTACATATCAGAAGTGCTTTAATGTATTTGATGTCATTTAGAAAGAGCGCCTCCAAACTGCCATGAACCTTTTGTACAAACATTCTCTGTCCCCAGAGGACGAATCCTGTTTACACGAGCATGGGGTATTTTTTGTAAGTGAAAtgtcttggggggggggggggccactGGACTGTGATGTCACTTGGTTCAGGCCACGATCTGCAAATCAAGATGGACAACAGCTCCGATTCCTCCTGCTGTgcaaaaattaagccaaaataagGGGGTTCATGACCTCTACTGCAAgcagcctccagggggcgatcaaaattctttggcttcactctttgggagctgtcatgtcgtccatctttgtagtTTGTTGGCATCAGTGAACAAACACTCAGCTTTTGTGCTAATTAACAGAATATCAGGCTCAGCTATGTACCAGTTAGCCGTATGTTAGCATGCTATCATGCTAAACTAGCATGAGCATGTTAAAGCAGtgtgttagcatttagctcaaagcacagCCTCTAATTGTAAAATGTGCTGCTCTGTACATGTTGTGGTCAAAAATATttcaaagaacaaaagaaactttgagggttttttctgtttcatgattgtttatgtttgtttgttcaagaaaatccaaaaaatataaatatttgatttatataaatCGCAAAAAATTATTATGAACTCAAGACTGGTTGGTTGAATAGAAGACGTCGATCTGTTGAATATTAACAAGAATGTTAAAACAACTTTCAAATGTTATAATACGACCGACTCAGCACTCTTGATGTTTCCTGACGGATCAGTGTTTTCTCAGGACCTGCAGCTCAGCACAGTATTAACAGATGTCCACTGCACGAAGGAATTAAGTGGGATTCATTTGTAATGTGAGCGTTGATGAGCTGTTTGTTCTGCTGCGAGCTTCAGTAACGttcccacagagaaacaaagctCCACGTGTGGGGGTTCGTCTTAACTGAGCATGTTTACCTGAGACTGAATCGACTTTGATGTCTGCACTGCACTGGACTGCCCGAGCTTCTGCTGCCTGCACATGTTTGCCTTAAAATGTCTGTgctttcctgtgtgtttgccaGTACAAGTATTTTTATATCATGTAAAAGaggaatatttgttttaaatatgtgttGTGTGAAGAAAAGCTTTAATTCCCCTCTGAAATAAAGGTCTGTTCAGGAATAACAGGCATGGAGTTTGTTGGATTTGTGGAAATGGATGCGTGGCAGCAGGTGGAGGGAAAAACACAGAAGCCCTGTTTATCTATACGTAAAGTAAAGCTTGTTTAATATCATAACTTTCACAGGGCAATTCACTAAAGTGTAGCGgttaaaatgaaacaataaaagaatCAAACCTTGGGCAAAGGGCCAGTTGTTAGTTTCTTTAACGATGTTGCATCACAGCCTGTGAGGGAGGAGTAAAGGGACGTTCCACCTGTTGTGGGTCTCATTGGAAGTTCCAGTCTAAATAACAGGGAGTTTAAAGTCCCCAACATGACAACCAGCGGTTTGTGACGGGATTAACACAACATGCACAACAAACACCCAAAGGCAGCAGCACAACCAGGAGCTATGGATTTCAGCGGCACATGGAAAGTTTATGCTGAGGAAAATCTGGAGGAGTTCCTGAAGATAGTTGGTACGGATGTTTTGTCATATTTGAGGGATTGATTAATTGATGCACCGTGAGCAGACATGTTTATTTGTTATCTCTGGGTTTCAGGTGCACCTCAGATGGTCGTGAAAATGCGCAAGGAGATCAAACCGGTGATGGTGATCGAGCAGAAAGGAAAAGATTTCACCTACACCATGAAAACTCCTGTCCGCACCAAAGTTCACTCGTTCAGCCTCGGACAGGAGTCAGAGATGGAGTCTCTGGATGGCAAGAAGTTCAAGGTAATTTCAAACAAAGTAACAGAGGAACAGATGTCAGAGATGATGTTTTTAAGGGTTAAGTCTgtagttttttagttttgtgtatATAATGAAAACAGTCGTGCAGAGATATCACAGATCTCACTTAATATCTGTAGAGATTATTGAAGGTTTCACCCATGGGACTGAAATGTAAAAGATGAAGATCTTCTAATGGAGGGAGGAGTTTTTCATGAAGAAGAGTCACAAGAGAGtgattatttaattttcttatttatttgtaatttgttactgaatttttatttatttttttagagGATGGCATTGTTCTTGACTGCATGCCATATTTTTTCCACTTCAATTCTGTTTATtgcctttttgtttcttttaaataaaaccctTCCATCCTTCCTCATCCCCATTTACCCTCATAATAACACTCttaatatcaaaatataaagaaataaacatacatttaattaaaaatgggTGAATGTGCTTTTTCaattctccctcctcttcaatTTAATGTTTCTATATATAACTCATTAAAAAACCAAACCTTCTGGACATTAAGTTATTTATCAAATGTGGTAAAGTCAACCTTCAAATATTGTGTCTCTAGATATTCTGGCGTATTCTTTTACTGAGAAATCCTCCAGGTTGATGTGTTTATTACAAACATGTTTTAGATTAGTAGGAAACGACCCTTTCTGACAGTTGGTTCAGTTCTTCACcctcttgtgtgtgttcctgtgcagTGCACCgtcagagaggagaaggggaagcTGATCGCTGAGACGGCTAAATTCACGTCTGTCCGAGAGATCCAGGGAGAGGACATGGTCGAGGTTAGATGCTTTAATTTTAATAATCTGCTGTAAATGTGAGATATTCTGTTTTAGACAAGAACACAGACCCTGTGTgagtcatgtttgtttgtgtctctgcttccAGACGGTCACTTCTGGATCAGTGACTTTCATCAGCAGAAGCAAACGAGTTTGATTGGCAGCTGTCGGCTCATCCATCGACCTCTGACCCTCTCAGCCTCCAGCCAGGGGCCCTCTAGAAGTCATGAAGGAagctttatacattttaaatcattgaataaagTTCAATAATAAACCAAAATACTTGTCTGTATTCAGTTCACtacaaaaaaatttaaaaaagactcAACAGACCCCTGGACAcacttgtaaaaaaaatcatagaGCGAGAcacaaaaatgacacaaaacaatagaaacaatgcGTCTTGTGTGTCTATGTGGGCGTTTGGTTCCTTTGATAATGTTTTGTGTGTCactgtctttgtggttgttttcttcttctgtagttctgtttttttgtgataACTTGTGTTCCTTGAATTAGTTTATTGgtcattttgtgtttctttgatcATTGTGtctatttatgtttgtttctttgtctctttaGACAAATTACCAAcataaatctaatctaattttaAACACTTCACATTGCAGTTCACCCTCCTCGCCGGGCGGTGGCGGTAATGTACCTCGTCACTGTTCGCCCTCAAAGGCACCCGGACGAAGAAGAGCAGCGAACAAGGCGCCTTTTAACTGCGCATGCTCAGCGTAGTTTCTCGCCGCTGTTTTTTTCCGTAGCTACGTTTTTCCGCCGCTCCGGGACTTTAGTTTCATGGCCAGACACATGAGGCCTCCGAGCACGTCTCTGTTTGTCAGGAACATCGGCGATGAGTCCAGGTGAGTCCGCGTCCCGGCGCCATCACCGCCGCGGGGTCGAGCACGATCCCCCCTCTAACCCTCCGCTAGCTCCGTTAGCTTAGCATGCTACTGCTAGCCTGACGTTGAAGCGTCGTGCAGAATAATAATGGAGTTCGTTCTCACTGATGTTCAAAGTGAAACAGAAGTTTGATCTTTAGTGCAAAGTGTCCTCGGGGACATCCTGTGTCCCGGGGACGTTTCTGTGTTTGCACTGAGATCGAGTTTTTTTAGCAAACGAGCTAACCGAGCTAGCGGCTGTTAGCTAACAAACACTCAGGTGTCCTCAAATTAACACGTGAACAGaaccgtgtgtgtttgttgtgattcGATCTGCAGCGAACACAGTACACAGGCCCaatatttaacattatttaatttaacttattAATTGTATCTGCCTGTTTACATTGTTTTAACGTTCTTAAACGGTTTAGTCCCTTTGAGTTTACACATGACGTCACATAAAAGCAAACATAATATATTCACGTGTTATTGACACAGGTGGATGACGTGTtaggttattttatttatataatatcacTTTATAGATCCAAGCAGCAAAGTATACAAATACTTTTTACTTAACAACTTGTATTCAGAGTATACTTTGTATATTATGCAGGAGGAAACCTTTAAAACTTAGAAGATTTGATTTGTACATCAGTGTAATAAGCATCAACCTGTAGGTTTCACACAGGGACCCGAGTTTGaaacattatattttaaattctacaggttgtatttgattttttttcaattgaaCTTTAATGTAGAAACTGggatttcacattttaattgcaTGTTAACAAAACGTgctaaagggacagttcacaaaacacaacagaacaagAAGCGTCTAAAATGAAACTCACTTTGTGTTAAGTGCACATTATTGATTCTGATATTTCCCCCACGAAACTGCCCTCAAACTTTTATTCATCATGAAGCAACACTATGTTTCTCACATTTtactagggttagggttagggctagttaaagctgttttttaataacttctacGTCTTTAAACTGATCCACGGTTCAGTTTCACTCTCAAACCTGCTGGACCTGATTGTGACAGTTGAAGGAAACATTTTACATATTCAGTCACTGAACTATCAAACTCTTTTTGATGAGgctatttgtttaaaaaaaaagttgcatagtgttgctttaaaaaacgTTTGCATATATTTTGATAATTTGGATTTTAAGAAGCCATATTGGatcattcaaattaaatttcaCTGGAAAAGTCACTTCTAATCCACAGTGACTCCAGTTAGATAACAGGTGCACTATGCAAAAACAGGTGGATCAGCCTCCAGGTAAGAAAGACAATGTCccgttgtgttttgtgtgaaatgTCCCTTTAGCTCAGCCACCAGCTGCTGTCACATGGTTGATGATGTAGGTAGAGTTTCCCCGTGATGGTCAGTTGAGTCATACTTGTATTTACGGTGTTCAGGCCTGAGGATTTGCGGCGTGAGTTTGGCCGCTATGGGCCGATAGTAGACGTCTACATCCCACTTGACTTCTATACACGTCGACCAAGAGGATTTGCATACATTCAATATCCTTTCCCAATCATGTTTTAACTGTGTTCTTTTTCATCTTGCTAACAAAATGATTTTTAACTATTCTTTCAgcagtggtgtgtgttttttattgtgatgttttcCTTGCACCTAATTTGATTGAATATCTAACGCACATATTTCTCTGTTATTGCTtcagaaaatgtaaaagcaTCCAGTTGTGGAACTGGCCTCAAAGAGTAACAAAGACCCTGTGTAGAGTAGCTGTAAAGACAAGTCACACAGGGGCCTTCAGGATCAGAGAGGGGGAAAAggttgaaaagagaaaagtaaaGCATGAAGAGGAAAAGGGAACAAAGACAAGGCTTGGAAGTGGCGGCAAAGAATGGGCAAAGAAAAGAGGTTTAAAAGTCAAGCAGGAAACCCGAGTCTCTGTGGGAGTCGATTAAAGAGTGTAAAGATCAAGATGAAGTTCAAGGTCAAGCAAAGGTAACGAGTCTGAATTATTTTGTATCCTCCTGAGACGAATCCAAGAATCTGACATGACCTCAAAGTCAACTTGTCCCTGTGATATCGatgacttttttaatttttttgatcAAATCTATTTATTAAGCAacaatttgatttgtgtttgatttgtttatttattatttattttatacttaTCCGTCAGACGatgatttgatttgtgtttgaaaaTCTTGCTTCATCTTTAATCTCTACAAGAATCAACTGatggtttatttgtgtgttgatattttgtgtgtgtgcataaaatTCTGTTTTAATCTCTTAAAACAAGCCACACTAATTTAGGAAAATGTTTTACCCTCCGTCTTGCTTacatgaatataatataatgttaatGAAGACGGTGTGAACaatataatcatttttttcctgttatAATGGACTTGATCAATTCTGTTATGCAAAGACAActagtttttcttttgctcgCTGCTTGGTCAAGAGGAAaacattgatttacatttgCCCAAACACATGAGAGCGAATACGACCCTTAACCACTCAGCACATTCGAGGACGTGCGAGACGCAGAGGATGCTCTTCACAGCCTGGACAGGAAGTGGGTTGGTGGCCGGCAGATTGAAATCCAGTTTGCACAGGGCGACAGAAAGAGTGAGTTTCTGACCAAACTTATACTTACCTACATCATTTCTGCTGTGGATTCAGATTTAACTTGAATGTTGGTGACTGTGTGATTCCTTCCTGGTGATATCACCCTGTTTAAACACCTATTCATCGAGGAAACAGCTTGTTGTGTTCATGAggcataaaacacatttaatgacCAAATTTACTACACAACAGTATGAACAGTCGTGTTCCTGTCTGAACCGTGTCCCATTCCATCAGCTCCCAACCAGATGAAGACGAAGGAGCGGCCTTCTCCCGGCAGATCCTCTCGATACGACGACTACGATCGGGACAGCCGGCGCAGACGCTCCCGCAGCCGCAGCTACGACAGGTACAGATCCCGCAGCCCGTCGTGCGAGCGCAGGCGCAGACGCTCAGAGAGTCCGCGAGAGTGAGTGTTCCTCTTAAGTGATTTAGTCTCATTAGACTTTCATTTCAAATGGGAACGGTGAATAAGCTCTTTTGTTTCCTCAGATCTCGTGGGCGGATGAATggaagaggaaggagcaggAGCCGTGAGGAAGACAGGTACAACTTCCCTTTAAGTTCACTAACCATTCAGCACCATGTCAGattctgtatgtgtttgttcggcccttttatattttcctgggtTTCCACTTATAATATTTCTACCTCCAAGCCAAACTGTTCCCTGGTTGCATTGGTGTAATATTGGGCTGGTGTGTCTTGTTGCATCTTAAAGTGGAAATCTTGAAGTGTTATTCTTATCAAACTTTCTTTTCAACAAACTATTTTTGCCAGTTCAGCTCCCTAACCTCCgctggttttctctctctcaacctTCTGCGTCCTCAGATACAAGCAGCGGCCGAGGAGAGAGTCCAGAGGAAGATCCCGATCGCGCTCCAGATCGGCGCCTCAGCGAGAAAACATCAACCAAGCTTCGACCTCCCATTACCCGGAGGAAGAGGTGCGGCGTGCACACTCCCCGACCCACTCGCGCTCCCGCTCGGTGTCCAGATCACGCTCCCGCTCTCGCTCCAGGTCCTGGGCGGGACGCAAGTCAGGAGGACGCTAGGAAGTATCCGCTCCCTCCTTTAAAACCTTCCTTCAGCTCAGTACCAGAGCTGGTTGTTTGTTAAGAAAAGATTTGTTTGACATGAATGTAACGTCCACTGAACCATTTGTAGAAAGTTTGTTTTTGCAGCTTCCTTTTATGAACAATACCCAAGGTCCTttgcttgtttttataaaataattttgGTAATCTTTCCTGATAGGATCATAATGCAGTTTGCAGGTTCTATGTTCAGTGGTAGTCGGCCAGGAATAatctgttgtcttttttttttttttttttttacatacagtTGCTGATAATTTAGTTTTCTAAACCCTATGCACCCATTTTTGCAAAAACAGTATTTTAAAAGGAATCCAAGTTGTTATTGAGTCAGAGCAGCttcttttcagacatgacctgaggtccggacattttctggaactttccCACCTGCCCTCTGGGAAAATGTCTAAGTTAGTTcacgtgagaatacagcaggaagaCGTCATTGAAAAACAGGTGAATAGAAGACGTGGATAAAGAAGTCAAGGATGACTTcttgatctcctgctgtgttcgtGTGTGGAAACATCCAGATCCACTTCTCCagagttcatatctgaaaacagctggtTTTGTCCCACGTGACCAGTTTTCTCAAACGTAGATTCAAAGTTTTTTGGGCggttcttctctttttttacgCAGCCACAGAGATAAATGTGTGTCTCTATTAAGAATCAATTTAAAACTCAGCTTGATTGATAATTCATCACGTTGCACATTATTTATAATCTTCCACTTTTACTCTCGGCTACAAAACgagttttcctgcagcagtaaTGTGACTTTGAAGGATGAAAACTGACACTGATGGATTAAACTTCAAgttgatatttttatattttaacattaaaacctCTGGCTGCCTGGAcggaataaaaaatacaaaaaaaaatcccgATTTGAAATCTCTTGTTTGGACAAAAATAACGCGatctttttaaaaagtgttgtcGACCAGAATCTGTTTGGACATTAATCCGTTTTCATTTTGTGGTGTTTTCTGTAACAGTAGAACCTTTTTCTAAAGGTGTTTCATTTTCCAACACTTCCTCAAAAATCATCGGGTCTTTATCCGACTGTGTTGATAGTTTTTCTGAGCGGCTCTTGTTGTCACGGCATGTTTTATCCTCCCGATCTTCTCATCCGTAGAAAGAAACTGTTATTTTGAGTATTAAATGATAACGTTCTGTAAAAAGAAACGACG
This is a stretch of genomic DNA from Limanda limanda chromosome 19, fLimLim1.1, whole genome shotgun sequence. It encodes these proteins:
- the LOC133025530 gene encoding fatty acid-binding protein, liver-like, yielding MHNKHPKAAAQPGAMDFSGTWKVYAEENLEEFLKIVGAPQMVVKMRKEIKPVMVIEQKGKDFTYTMKTPVRTKVHSFSLGQESEMESLDGKKFKCTVREEKGKLIAETAKFTSVREIQGEDMVETVTSGSVTFISRSKRV
- the LOC133025532 gene encoding serine/arginine-rich splicing factor 10-like isoform X2, yielding MARHMRPPSTSLFVRNIGDESRPEDLRREFGRYGPIVDVYIPLDFYTRRPRGFAYIQFEDVRDAEDALHSLDRKWVGGRQIEIQFAQGDRKTPNQMKTKERPSPGRSSRYDDYDRDSRRRRSRSRSYDRSRGRMNGRGRSRSREEDRYKQRPRRESRGRSRSRSRSAPQRENINQASTSHYPEEEVRRAHSPTHSRSRSVSRSRSRSRSRSWAGRKSGGR
- the LOC133025532 gene encoding serine/arginine-rich splicing factor 10-like isoform X1 produces the protein MARHMRPPSTSLFVRNIGDESRPEDLRREFGRYGPIVDVYIPLDFYTRRPRGFAYIQFEDVRDAEDALHSLDRKWVGGRQIEIQFAQGDRKTPNQMKTKERPSPGRSSRYDDYDRDSRRRRSRSRSYDRYRSRSPSCERRRRRSESPRESRGRMNGRGRSRSREEDRYKQRPRRESRGRSRSRSRSAPQRENINQASTSHYPEEEVRRAHSPTHSRSRSVSRSRSRSRSRSWAGRKSGGR